Within the Helicoverpa armigera isolate CAAS_96S chromosome 8, ASM3070526v1, whole genome shotgun sequence genome, the region ctgcgacgagggcgcggtactcggagcttgttgtcgtgcagtacttgcttaacatgttgaaGCTCAGCACCCAGGTGTTGTTCATCGCAGATCCCACGTGCTCTCTGAAACAATGATTTACCAACGGTAGATAACTGTGTTGGGTGGTGGTGGGACTCACCATGAAGGTATTTGTCTGTATGGGTTTTCTTCCGATACACAGTGTGACTCAAGGTGTTATTAGGGTTACGGATAACCAAAACATCTAAGAAAGCTAAGGAGTTGTTTGCCTCTGACTCCATAGTGAATTGAATTTTGGGGTTTATGGAGttaagatgatttaaaaatgcTGTGACTTTGTCAGATGGTAGTATTGTGAAAGTATCATCTACGTACCGCTTGTAGAATTTGGGTGTTACGGGTGCAGATTGCAgggattatattatttaatccgaaacgtcgggattaaataatataatataaccgcgataaaatccgtaaaagtagttttatttaaaagcactaatgagtatttaatttttaggtaCCAGGAGGCAGAATAGCAGAAATGTATGGAGGGAAACTTGTTTATGGTTTAGGAATATTTTTCACAGCAGTATTTACAATTCTTAGTCCAATTGCGGCATACACAGATATTAAATTCTTCATTGCTGTGCGAGCACTGGCTGGTTTGGCAGAAGGTGTAACCTACCCAGCCATGCATGCCATGTTAGCTAGATGGATCCCACCGCTAGAGAGATCAAAGTTTGCAGCTTATGTTTATGCTGGTATGTAGCACCAATTAGTTTCCTGGTAGTGTTAATTGTAAAAGTACTTTCGTGTTCTATTTACGAATTAGTGCATGATAATTTGTTTACTCTGATTAGTATCAATGTCATTAACTTTTCAACAAAACAGCGCCATTAGTGTAGCTTCATTCAAGTGATATGACATCTTCAATTCTGTACTGAACAAATAAGGCGTTTTCATCTAATTGaggataataaattaaatggtCAGAATACTTTTTACCTAAGTTCACCATATGATACAATGCTGCTGCATGATTATTTATGATCTCAGTAACTTCTTAACTGACCTCAGctattatttatctaaacagAAATATGTcgcttttattttcaggttcCAATATAGGTACAGTAATCACCCTACCTATATCAGGATGGCTATGTACTCTAGAATTTGGTGGCGGCTGGCCACTCTGTTTCTACATATTTGGCGGTATTGGCGTTGTATGGTTCATTTTCTGGCTCTTGCTAGTCTTTGACACGCCTCAAAGACACCCTAGAATCTGCCCCAAAGAGATTGAATATATTGTACGGAGTATCGGCCCTCAGGTGAGAATTTTTCAGTTTCAATATTAAAGAATAATTTATGGAACAATTTCTTAGATGACTAATTAAGAACAAGTACTTCCAGGAATAATCTTAATATAAACATTCAAAATTGGGTTCAAGGATATGTTATCAGACCAGATGATAATTTGAATACTGTTTTAAAGAGACATTCAGATTATAtgcacttaatattttttattaagtcttaaatattattaaattaaaaacattaattaccaaactgtaaataaatgagtgttcaataaaaatgaattacgAATTAGTGTACCGATTCGCGCACAGTTATCATAATGTGGGACAAGCGTGAGTCACGGCTCGACCTCACAGATGTTTTGATGCGTTTCAGATACAGTTTACacataatatatacctacctatgataTTAAATAACGCATTGTGTTATTACGTGAAAATTGTATGATATATCTTTTTACCCAGTAAACACagtaaatatatacaaaagCTGCGCTAACGCaggttttatttgtatgtgCATAATTATACCCATCCCATCCATGTAATCGCCATCACAGAAGTCAGACTTATTCGTTTTTGGGtgcattcaaaataatgtaaaagcaGTCTAATAAGGGTTGCATAATAGTAGAAATCTTTCATTAATTAACACGAATAGTTTTCTGTTGTCAGTGTATATTAACTgcgttaaatattttaattaaagtatgcCAAATACCATAGCTCCGGGCACATACCGTACTGCTTATAATGCGCTAGTTTTCTCTTCGAGCAGTGGTATTTACGTAGACATTGCTACTATGTATTAGATAAGGCAAACACAGGTGTGttttcattatacatattttgctAGTATTTTAAACAGTTGTCTGTTTTTGTAACTATCTATGTATTTGACACGCTTTGGTAAACATTACGTTTTTGGTAAACACTCAATTACTATGTGATACTATACTTAATGATCGCATTTACTtgcatataggtatgtattgtaAGCTACGTTATGTCGTACTAAGGCTGTTATTAGAAAAATCATTGTTTGTCTAACTTGAATCTTTCAAGGAAAATCAGTTAAATAGCAcgaacttcatttatttttgctgCAATGCGAACGAAACTAATTTATTGTCCATTCATGCCGTTATATTGCATGGAGCAATGTCATTGAACTTCTTTTCAATATCGGCTATTTGCTCAATAATGAGTAGCTAATTGTAGGTGTCAACTTGATAAGGCCCAATCGATGGCAATGAGattagtaaaattattaatgaagGATGAAGGATCTATTATATCtattataattatcattatgTCACAATAGACAACCCCTGGTTTGCCTTTAGGTTGGCCATAtctgttatattatttaaatcaggccAACCAACAACAAGTTTATATTACTTGCATAGGTATCGTTCTAATACAAacgattttgatttattttttttatttatttatttatttattatatatcacAAATGTAGCCTTATCTTATgtgctaagccccacaaaaccgttgtaatggtttgactgtggggtcAGTGAGTATCcttgataacaatttttacttataactaaatactaTATAGATAATTTCACTTgcaattacatatacatataaatcttaaataatttctaaataatataattttaatttacgcttgaatctttttatattagtttcactCCTTATGTCTGCCGGCAGACTATTTAATAGATAAGGTATTCtcttttttaatgttctgtCACCAAAGTAGTTGGTGACTCTGGGTACATTAAATCTACCAGCAGCCATAGATCGTGTATTATGGTTGTTCTTTACATAAGTTAAGTTATGCTCTTGGATACAGTGGTGGTTAACTAATAAAAGATATCTATGTTTAAGAGTAATTGgtaaaattttgcatattttaaataattttctatagtCTCCTTTACAGctgcttttagtttttttagtaacaagtagttttaaaaatctaatttgaaGGGCTTCCAATTTATCTAAGTTAGTTTTGAATGTTAAACCATAGCTGTCAAGAGCATAGCTCATAATGGAATCGACTAATGACATATAAATacatcttaaaatattaataggcaCTTTAAAGCTTAGGTGGTACATTTTACTCAATAATATTCTTAGCTTATTAGAAATGTAGTCTACATGTTGTGACCAGGAAAATTTATCATCTATTCTCACGCCCAGGTAAGTAACACAATTAACTCTTTCAATAGGTTTACATTTACAGTCCAGTAAGTTATTATGGTGACATGTATAATCATGGGTAAATAAGGGTGGAGTCACACTATTAGATTGCAAGTATGGTGAATGAATTAACATTAGTTTAGTTTTACTGGCATTTAATATAATGCCATTGTCATGCGACCATTTAACAACAGCGTCTATATCTTGTTGAACTAACTGACAGATATCGTCTATGTTAGCTCCAGAGCGAAGTATGCACAGGTCATCTGCGAACATATATGCAGAACAATGCTGCAGCACTCGGCACAGGCTGTTCACGTGCATAAGGTAACAAATCGGTCCACATCCAGAGCCCTGCGCCACCCCGCTCCGCACCTCGACTCTGTCGCTAAGAGTATCCTCCACCTTAACACGGTAGGAGCGCGCGGTGAGGTAATCACGAAACCATGGATTAAGTGGccctaaaatataaattttacttCGCTAATGATCCCTACAATTATACGACAATATCTGAAAAGACGACCTAGATCACGTTCAACGACTTGAGAAATCCACCCGTTAactcaataatataatttctttttagCAAGAAGAAAAGCCAGCGATGTCAATCCCGTGGCTGAAGTTCTTAACATGCGTGCCGCTATGGGCCATCCTCATCGCCCAATGTGGCCAGGCGTGGGTATTCTACACCCAGTTCACAGAACTACCATCGTATATGAACAATATTCTGCATTTCGATATTGTAGCTGTAAGTACACATTTACTATTACAGTGAAGAAAATATTCAacacaattaaattaacttagaCAAGAACCACCCTAAGGTGAGATGTTCAAACGCATTTGCTAACTTTTTGGGGAATTCAAACTTGGAAGTTGCCATTATATTTGAGAGTTATAAAAGTGGCCAGTAACATAATCTATTTTATCAGCTCTAGCAACTCTTAACCAACctcttttctaatattttttcgttttacttacaaagaagttttattataatctatGCTGTATTATATGAACATTGTTTTTCAGAATTCAAGACTGAGTGCACTCCCGTACTTAACAGCATGGTTGGGCGGTATCGTGCTATGTATATTTGCTGACTGGACCTTAGCCAAAGGGTGGATTTCCAGGCTTAACAGTATGAAGCTTTGGAATACTGTGTGTAAGTAGTTACCACTTATTTTTTGATCGGAAATAGCAGTTAAGTTTTTATCGATTACTTGCGTACCTACGTTTATCAGACCAAAAGTTCAGTATGCTTAAGTGATGCAATAAAGGAGTGTTCATCCAAAGTCGAAAGCTAGAATGCTAGATCAAGTACTTTGAGTTCATAGGCTATCCAGTGTCAATATTACTAAGGCACTTAGAAACAATTCACGTAGTCATAACAATGGCTGCTTCCACGATTTCATTTGATGGAACTACAAATCGTAATCAAACCAGATAACAAACAAGGTGCTCTTTGGTAACAAATTCCCGACTATATAATAGGGGTCTTGGGTAGTACTCTATAATCCAAAAAATGGCGGACCATTTTATCCTATGGTTTCATAGGGCAGTATCGGAATACTGCCCTGCGAAACGTTCTCTGTACTGGGTTTTAAGTTCCCACCCTATATGTGTGCCATATCATTCAACGTGATAATGTATTGTGTTATGTTGCAGCGGCGTTCATCCCAGCATTTGGTCTGCTGGGCATAGCTTGGGCGGGATGTGACAGGATTGCAGTTATCTTGTTGCTGTGCTTCGCCTCGGCCTTCGGTGGTGCTGCTTATGCTGGTAAGTTATTCATTTTacgaaaaactatttataaaaatctcgaagagctcgtggctaagtcaaagccgcgcggatcgaccGATTATGAGGTTAGGCAAAGCTTGCCATGGTCGGTTCATGGATGGagcttgtcatgacgagttgtTCCGTGTGGCACGATGGCACGAAGGCGCGATGAAGTGGTGGATcctggttgtcatttgaacttctttagtcgttacaggtagtcaaaagtcagaaagtctgacacagtggcgtagcgtggggggggcaaggggggcaaattccccgggcggcaggttttagggggcggcaaaatttacccaattaaaaaaaaataattgttcgcaactagtatctgcgccgctacataaaactgtctaacaataacaaaacattaaacaagaaagttgaaactttttaaacataaaattaattattgttaaaatttggtacttaaaacacacgtgacactacattttacgtaattttgtttttgagtctttaaaaaaaattattaaaatttcgcgctcgtttCGCTCGCGTaggtattcagaaactgtatgcgcttaattttgcatttaacaattaacaaaacgttaagtacgtttgggctaaattttacgtaatttttgttttaagtacgataaaaatttcgcgctcgcttcgctcgcgtattcaaaaacgatatacccttatttttgcatctgtcaacaaacaaaaagttaagtaggtacgtttgtgctaaattttacgtaatttttgttttaagtccgataaaaatttcgcgctcgcttcgctcgcgtattcaaaaacgatatgcccttatttttgcatctgtcaacaaacaaaaagctaagtatgtttgggctaaattttacgtaatatttggtaacgtcgatacaataaaaaaatccctttttttgaagttggttaaaaatgacaaacggccagtaacacttgttaaaaaaaaatacatgggaaggggcggcaaaatcgacaactgccccgggcggcagatacccacgctacgccactggtctgacaaccagtcttaccaagggtatcGATAACTGGGTTGTAAAGGTCCACCTTGACGACCTGAcccgaaaaaaatacatagttttaaaacacattGGCTATGTAGTATTTATGGTAGGCCTTGCACATTTAAAGACAAGTAAGGTCACTACGGCTTGTGCCCTCGTGACCTCGATATCTCGACAGCTGTTTTCCTATCTATTACTTGAGTCAGATCTGCGTAACGGAAGTAAGTAGTTAGGTAGTACGATAGGAAATTACTAAAGGTCATTTAACTTTGATGGAAaatcttatgtaggtacatgtaggtactttttaataCTTTGGGAACTAGTGCTCGCTCTCAGacaaaaagtagtctatgtttCTTTATCAGGCTCTCTCTATCTGAATTACTAAGGGTACAGTGGATAATTGATAAACTGTCGTACAAcctatcaggaacttatctgacagataaactacaacttttggtctcggatagcaatatctggcagataatattaaataactgaCACTTAATCAATGATCAGTGAAACTCAGGCCTTacgcctgccggggctgcaggattgatCGAAAGATTTACAGCctccctggtacataaaaggcctacgacggaacacgacggtttttagtcagtaagagtctgacactcccccatcgctgctaacccacagcgggaggggtcatttgatttcAGGTCTTAGTAACATTTGTTACTGACGTTCAATATACCATGTTTCAGGTAATCAGATGAACCACATAGATCTGTCGCCGCAGTTCGCGGGTACTATGTACGGTATTACGAACGCGGCGAGCAATATATGTGGCTTCATGGCGCCCTATGTTGTGGGACATATTATAAAGGCTGAACAGGTAAATacgttatttttgaattaatctCAATTTTTTACAGGTAAAATTAGTATtttcataatgaaatgaaatgcccttatatgtatattataattttatttggagtcggcACGTTTTTTCTTCGATACTATTCCGTGTGCCGTCAtcttacaagtaacattctttctaactaTGTCGATTTTACATAATCGCTTAATGAACCccagatgtatttttttttccgtAATCAGCAATTATGGGATAATACACGTCAGTGAGGATTCGGAACTTTTcgacatcatttatttattagatgcTGTCTTAAACATTTCTTGCAATAAATAACACTTAAGTGTAAGTCATTAAA harbors:
- the LOC110374723 gene encoding sialin; translation: MSSSAEESPIINSDIENDVTSSRRNLVQAEQVEETTGWIKCRTVLGIMGFLGFASVYAMRVNLSVAIVAMVNSTTPTPTNSSTDVDVCPASPVSNSSVPQRPGDFNWTVEQQSIVLGSFFYGYVLTQVPGGRIAEMYGGKLVYGLGIFFTAVFTILSPIAAYTDIKFFIAVRALAGLAEGVTYPAMHAMLARWIPPLERSKFAAYVYAGSNIGTVITLPISGWLCTLEFGGGWPLCFYIFGGIGVVWFIFWLLLVFDTPQRHPRICPKEIEYIVRSIGPQQEEKPAMSIPWLKFLTCVPLWAILIAQCGQAWVFYTQFTELPSYMNNILHFDIVANSRLSALPYLTAWLGGIVLCIFADWTLAKGWISRLNSMKLWNTVSAFIPAFGLLGIAWAGCDRIAVILLLCFASAFGGAAYAGNQMNHIDLSPQFAGTMYGITNAASNICGFMAPYVVGHIIKAEQQTLGQWREVFYLAAAIDLGTNLFYLFFASTEEQDWSRPDNDDMTAPAPVESILFPES